TGGCATTGTGCCAGCGGGCTTTTTTCGTATTCCTTCGTTCACGCTATGTACAACTCATCCAATTGGCCTTGGTATAGATACATTATCCTTCTAGCGCTTGTACTTATCTCTTTATTCGTTAACTCTTACCTCCTATTATATGCATTATTTGAACATCATAGTAGGATCCGGATTCCAGAATTATTTTTTATTGCTCTTTTAATAAATATAATGGTCTACATGACTCTTAGGCTAAAGAAACAGTTTTACTTATCTAATGCTTTACTTTTAGGCGCATTGCCACCGTTTCTAGTTGGTATTTATATACTACTGATCATTTAGCGGTCTTGTAGGTTCTCTCCCACGCCCGCACCCGGGCCGCCGCGTTCTCCCGAATGTTCAGGTAGAACAGGCCGTAGTCGGCGGCGTGGAAGGAGTGGCGCAGCTCGGGGTAGCCGGGGAGGAAAAAGCGGGGGTAGCCGCGGACCTTGGGTGCGGTAATCCAGAGCAGGCCGCGGTGGGATTGGGCGTCGGTGACGTGGGCATCGATGCGCTTCATGTGGGGGCCGACGCCGCCGCGGTTGAGGGCGGCGGGGGCCCTGAGGGTGTCGAGCGTCCAGGTGAGAGGATTGGTGGCAACTAGGCCGTGGTAGGGCGGGTAATCGAAGCCGCGCTCGGAGGTATTCCAGGCCACGAAGCAGCCGGTGGCCAGCGAATCGGGGCAGGGACGGATGGTTTGGTATTCGTTGGTTTTCGCTTGACAGCCGATGAGGTAGGCAGCGGCGAGGCGCTTGCGCAGCGCGGGGTCGTTGTCGAAAAAATCGTGGAGCAGGCGCGTGGCGTGGGTGGCGCCCTGGCTGTGGCCGGCGATGATGATGGGCCGGCCCTGGTTGTAGTGGGCGAGGTAGTATTGGAAGGCCGCCTTCACGTCGGCGTAGGCCAGGTCGAGCGCCTTTTGGCCGTCGGGGCCCTGCTTATCGAAAAACGAGTACAGCGTGGCCTGCCGGTAGCGTGGGGCGTAGACGCGGCCCGCCGCGTTGAACACGCTGGCTTGGTTGAAGATGGTGGTGCGGTCGGTGTAGCGGTTGAGGCGGGCGTTGCCCACGTCGGCGTTCCAGCTGCCCCGCCAGTAGTAGGAGGTGGGGTGGATGAAGAACACATCGGCGGCGGCCGTGGCCTGGCCGTCGCGCAGGCCGGCGGCGCGGGGCAAGGCATCGGCTGAGTCGCGGCGGGTGGGCAGGGCGGCCCAGCTGCTTTCCTGGGCGTAGTCGGGGGCTGGCGCGGGAGTCGTGGCCGTGAACCCGTGGGCGGGCTTTAACAGGCTGATACAGCTGGTGCAGGCCAGCAGGGCCACGGGCCACCACTGGGCTAAGCGCGGGGCCCAATGGCTTGGCAAAACGTAAAAAGGCAAACGCATGGAAGTGTGGCTAATTAGCTTGCGAAACAACTGCGGCGCGCTGCAATGTTTCTGGCGCGGCGCGGCGGTTGCGCAACTGGAGCTAAAAGGCCATCCGAACGGAAGACTTTATCATTCCGACGCAGGAGGAATCTGAGGACTGACTTTGACCGGATCACTCAGATTCCTCCTGCGTAGGAATGACAGTCTCCTGTTCGGATGGGCGGCAAGCATTAGGGTTCCGGCTGCTGGCGGGTAGCGGCGCGCGGAACGGCCCGGGCTGCCCGGGCCGTTCCGCGCTTGGGGCCCTGCTACGGCGTCAGCGTGTTTTCGATGATTTTTTCCTGGCGCAGGTAGTCGATTTTGTAGTCAGGCGTGAAGCGGACCCGCACTTGGGTGCGCGTTTGCTGGTGCTGCTGAAGCGTGGGCCGGAACGAACGCGCCACCTCGACATAGGTAGCGGTGCGCGTACCGTCGGCCACTGGCGCGCTCACGCGCAGCGAGCCCGGCGCAATGCTGGCCTGGTAATCCTGAAATTCGGGGAAGTGGTTGGTGGCCAAGTTCTCGGCAATGGCGGTGGGGGTGGTACCGCGCAGCAGCAAAAACCGTTCGACGGTAGGCGCGAAGTGGGCCCCGGCGTCAAAGGGCGCGGCTTGCAGGTCGGCATAGTAGCTGGCCAGGGCCCCGCGCACCGCCTGTTCGGTAGCGGCGGCCGTGGCGGCGGGAGCCCCGTCAGCGGCGCTGGGGGTGGCGGTGCTATCGGCGGCGGCGGCGCGGGGCACCGCGGCGGGGGTGGCTGCGGTGCTATCCAGGGCCGGCGCTATAGGGGCCACCTGGGGAAATACGCGCACGGTTTCGGGCGCGGCCACGGGCGGGCGCTCCAACTGCGGGGCCTGGGGCCCTACTTCGGGAGCAGCAGCGGCGCTGTCGGCGGCGGTGCGGCTGCCGCTGGTCAGGTGCTCGGAGGAGCGGGGGCCGCTCATCAGGTATGCCACCAACAGCAGCAGTAGCAGCACGCCG
This genomic stretch from Hymenobacter sp. PAMC 26628 harbors:
- a CDS encoding DUF3089 domain-containing protein, whose product is MRLPFYVLPSHWAPRLAQWWPVALLACTSCISLLKPAHGFTATTPAPAPDYAQESSWAALPTRRDSADALPRAAGLRDGQATAAADVFFIHPTSYYWRGSWNADVGNARLNRYTDRTTIFNQASVFNAAGRVYAPRYRQATLYSFFDKQGPDGQKALDLAYADVKAAFQYYLAHYNQGRPIIIAGHSQGATHATRLLHDFFDNDPALRKRLAAAYLIGCQAKTNEYQTIRPCPDSLATGCFVAWNTSERGFDYPPYHGLVATNPLTWTLDTLRAPAALNRGGVGPHMKRIDAHVTDAQSHRGLLWITAPKVRGYPRFFLPGYPELRHSFHAADYGLFYLNIRENAAARVRAWERTYKTAK